The genomic stretch CCATTTGAATAAATGGCTTGCTCTTCCATCTAAAATTTCAGTTCATCCACTCTATTTATTAATAGCATGTATTGGAATTTTGACCGCAAACTTTTGGTCCGTATTGTTTGTTTCGATTATTATTTTCTGTCACGAATTAGGACACGCAATAGCAGCTACTTCATTTAATTGGCGAATTAACAAAATTACACTTCTTCCCTTTGGAGGTGTTGTCGATCTAGATGAACACGGAAATAGACCAACCTACGAGGAATTTATTGTTACAATAGCTGGACCTATTCAACATTTAACGTTATATATTATTGCTAACATACTGTTTCAAATGAACTTTCTGCCTGAAAATTTATATAATCTTTTTATTAATTTTAACGTTAGTATTCTTTGTTTTAATTTATTACCAATTTGGCCTTTGGACGGTGGAAAATTAATCAATCAGTTATTTTCTTTAATTTTTCCATTCGTAAAAGCTCATCTATATAGTTTATACTCTTCATTTGTCTTTTTAGTTTTAAGTTCAATCATTACGATTTTAATACAACCAATGAATATTACAATATGGGTTTGTCTATTATTTTTAATTGTTTCTTTATGGGGGGAATGGAAAAATAGGCATTTTGTTGTTATTCGTTTTTTAATGGAACGATTTTATGGAAACAAACCATATATCCAAAAAATTAAATCAATTTCTTTAAATAAAGAAACAAAATTATTTCAAGTCTTTTCTAATTTTCAAAAAGGCTATAAATACAATGTGGTTTTTACATTAGATAGAAAGAACCAACAAATGCTAGATGAAAATGAATTATTACATGCGTACTTTACCGAGAAGAAAGCAACTTATTCGCTTGAAGAACTGATCAGTTAGTTGCAGACTCTTGGCACAATAACTATTTCCTAAAAGATAAGTTTAAACAAAAAAGATGGTCTCTACATGAGGCCATTTTTTTTATAGCTAAACATACCAAGAAGGGTCTTTTGGAATATAATCATAATAATACAGTATAGAATCTATTCTTTTTTGATTTTTAATATCATTTGAAACTCTTCTTCCCCATTCATCGTCTTCTCCAAAGCTGATATTGAGAAACTTATGTGAAGAGGCAATCTGTTTAGAATAGCACATTAAATGATTAGGTTTCCGGTAATAATAATTGTCATCTTCCCCATGTTCAAACTCTTTCCCATATTTACAAATCTTTGAATATTGGTTGTTAAAATTTACTAAAACATCAAAAACTATACAATCTACCTTTGGTGTTTCACGAATTGCTTGGCATAATAATTCTATATAATTTGATGTAATACGATCATCGTCATCGATAAATACTACGTATTCTCCTTTTGCCTGCTCGATTAAAACATTTCTTTTTTCTCCAGTAGTTCTTTTTTTATTTTCTAAAAGAACTAATATTTCAACAGGATATGCTTTACACTGATTTTCCAATTCGTTAACAATACGCTTCAAATAGTCCATTCTTTCAGGTACAGTTGGAATAAGAATTGAAAGAACAATATCCATTTAATCACTCCAATTCTTGTTAATTTTAGGAATTCAAAATTAAAATATGTCTTCAGTTATATAAAAATATAATATTCAATTTTTACTATTCATGTGAGTAGACAATTTGGAATATATTAACTAGCTTTTTTCTATTTAAATGAATAAAATGATAGATACTATACATAGTTAGGAAGATGAGTTTGAAGAAAGTTATTATGAATGTTAAACATTCAGAGAAGAGAATTGCTGTAATTGAAGATGACCAGCTAGTAGAATGGTTTTCATCAGCAGATAAAAATACGCATGTAGGAAATATATATGTAGGACAAGTTCAGGAAGTAATGCCAAAATTGAATGCCATTTTTGTAAATATAGGCTTAAATAAAAACGGTTTTTTGCGATTTGAAGATACAATTGAAGGTAAGGAATCTGACATAAAGATCGAATCTGTTATTAGACAAAAATTCCACAAAGGTCAATATATTTTAGTTCAAGTCATTAAGGATGCATTTGATGAGAAGGGTCCAAAGTTAACTAATAATATAGAGATTTCAGGTGATTATGTAGTTTATTTTCCACTTACAAAACAAGTAGCAGTTTCAAATAAGATCAAAAAAGAATCAAAACGAAATAAATTATATTCGTTAGGTAGAGAGTATACAAATGAACATGACGGAGTGATTTTTAGATCATCTTGTGAAAATGTAATTACGGATGAAATAATAAGCGAACTGAAAGCTTTTCAATCATTATATGAGTCACTAAAAAGCCAAGATTATAAAAAAATTTCTTGTGTATGGGAAGCAAATTCGCTATTTACAAAATTTTTTAAACTGCATCCTAAAGATACGATAAGTGAATTGATAATAGATGATCTAGTCTCTTACCAAAATTATTTGCCAGCCGAAATACAAGTTACAAGTTATAGAGGGGTCGAAAATATATTCGAGGCATTCAAAATTGAGGATCAAATCGAAAAATCCTTTAAACAAATAGTCTGGTTAAAGAATGGCTCATTTCTAATAATAGAACAAACAGAAGCAATGACAGTTATTGATGTTAATACTGGTAAGTTTGGTGGGAAAAATGATCGGGAAGATACTGTATACAAAACGAATCAGCTTGCTGCGATTGAAATTGCCCGCCAATTAAGACTTCGCGATATCGGCGGAATGATTATTATTGATTTTATAAATATGAAAACTACCGAGAAACAAAAAAGTATTTTTGATCTACTAAAGGAATCGTTCAAAAGTGATCGAGCATATACGAAGTTATTTGGATTTACTGACCTTGGCTTATTTGAGTTGACTCGAAAGAGAACGGCACATTCACATATTGAAGCAACACATCAGAAATGTCCTGTGTGTAACGGAAGTGGACTTGTGAAAAATACAGTACAGACTGTTTTTGAATTAGAAAGAGCACTTTGGGAACTTTCAGC from Arthrobacter citreus encodes the following:
- a CDS encoding stage IV sporulation protein FB, whose amino-acid sequence is MNKWLALPSKISVHPLYLLIACIGILTANFWSVLFVSIIIFCHELGHAIAATSFNWRINKITLLPFGGVVDLDEHGNRPTYEEFIVTIAGPIQHLTLYIIANILFQMNFLPENLYNLFINFNVSILCFNLLPIWPLDGGKLINQLFSLIFPFVKAHLYSLYSSFVFLVLSSIITILIQPMNITIWVCLLFLIVSLWGEWKNRHFVVIRFLMERFYGNKPYIQKIKSISLNKETKLFQVFSNFQKGYKYNVVFTLDRKNQQMLDENELLHAYFTEKKATYSLEELIS
- a CDS encoding glycosyltransferase family 2 protein; the protein is MDIVLSILIPTVPERMDYLKRIVNELENQCKAYPVEILVLLENKKRTTGEKRNVLIEQAKGEYVVFIDDDDRITSNYIELLCQAIRETPKVDCIVFDVLVNFNNQYSKICKYGKEFEHGEDDNYYYRKPNHLMCYSKQIASSHKFLNISFGEDDEWGRRVSNDIKNQKRIDSILYYYDYIPKDPSWYV
- a CDS encoding Rne/Rng family ribonuclease produces the protein MKKVIMNVKHSEKRIAVIEDDQLVEWFSSADKNTHVGNIYVGQVQEVMPKLNAIFVNIGLNKNGFLRFEDTIEGKESDIKIESVIRQKFHKGQYILVQVIKDAFDEKGPKLTNNIEISGDYVVYFPLTKQVAVSNKIKKESKRNKLYSLGREYTNEHDGVIFRSSCENVITDEIISELKAFQSLYESLKSQDYKKISCVWEANSLFTKFFKLHPKDTISELIIDDLVSYQNYLPAEIQVTSYRGVENIFEAFKIEDQIEKSFKQIVWLKNGSFLIIEQTEAMTVIDVNTGKFGGKNDREDTVYKTNQLAAIEIARQLRLRDIGGMIIIDFINMKTTEKQKSIFDLLKESFKSDRAYTKLFGFTDLGLFELTRKRTAHSHIEATHQKCPVCNGSGLVKNTVQTVFELERALWELSANDVEAILVECNEEVANALNGEQNNHIQRLEKAMFLKIFLKISSSKTPFYEIVRTGTTNEMKLYLEATNS